One Lysobacter enzymogenes DNA segment encodes these proteins:
- a CDS encoding APC family permease, which yields MSDTSTQRLKAGAVGWVQILAFVFATTGPMVGLLGGVPVAFALGNGIGIVGCFLLAGAVYLVFNIGFAALARHVVDAGAFYACVARGLSPSAGLVAAGLAVSAYMALQLCCYAMIGFFMEQLGQRLWGEGLPWWFCALLVSAVVPFCSQRNLAFAAWLLGLLALAEFAIMAAFVIAVLAQGGGPEGLSAQPLALSQVFSAGFGASMVFAIASFCGCETAAVYAEEARSPQRTVPRALYAAVLAIATTTTAAAWALISAYGPHRVVEAALRDPGRLWFSMVPHFVPPGLAEAMSGLLLTSLFAVIVGMQNVVSRYLYALGRDGAIRAELAQMHPVQETPYVANLVQATVSVLLLSALGLVEQDPLRIAIGATSAFGAIALVCAQILTSLAVIGFFRARSDGGVLATRVAPALSAAALSALLATMLANLPLLTGGSGAAAWTIAIALLAIVLLGAAYAAALKRRAPAVYAALGRGGR from the coding sequence ATGAGCGATACATCGACGCAACGCTTGAAAGCCGGCGCGGTCGGCTGGGTCCAGATTCTCGCTTTCGTGTTCGCCACCACCGGACCGATGGTCGGCCTGCTCGGCGGCGTGCCGGTGGCGTTCGCGCTGGGCAACGGCATCGGCATCGTCGGCTGTTTCCTGTTGGCCGGCGCGGTGTACCTGGTGTTCAACATCGGCTTCGCCGCGCTGGCGCGGCACGTGGTCGATGCGGGCGCGTTCTACGCCTGCGTCGCGCGCGGGCTGTCGCCGTCGGCCGGATTGGTCGCGGCCGGGCTCGCGGTGAGCGCGTACATGGCGCTGCAGTTGTGCTGCTACGCGATGATCGGCTTCTTCATGGAACAACTCGGCCAGCGGCTGTGGGGTGAAGGCCTGCCGTGGTGGTTCTGCGCCTTGCTGGTCAGCGCGGTGGTGCCGTTCTGCAGCCAGCGCAATCTGGCGTTCGCCGCCTGGTTGCTCGGGCTGCTGGCGTTGGCGGAGTTCGCGATCATGGCCGCGTTCGTGATCGCGGTGCTGGCGCAGGGCGGCGGCCCGGAGGGGTTGAGCGCGCAGCCGCTCGCGTTGTCGCAGGTGTTCTCGGCCGGCTTCGGCGCGTCGATGGTGTTCGCGATCGCCTCGTTCTGCGGTTGCGAGACGGCGGCGGTCTACGCCGAGGAAGCGCGCTCCCCGCAGCGCACCGTGCCGCGCGCGCTGTACGCGGCGGTGCTGGCGATCGCGACGACCACGACGGCGGCGGCGTGGGCGCTGATCTCGGCGTACGGCCCGCACCGGGTGGTCGAGGCGGCGCTGCGCGATCCGGGCCGGCTGTGGTTCTCGATGGTGCCGCATTTCGTCCCGCCGGGCCTGGCCGAGGCGATGTCGGGCCTGCTGCTGACCAGCCTGTTCGCCGTCATCGTCGGCATGCAGAACGTGGTGTCGCGCTATCTCTACGCGCTGGGCCGCGACGGCGCGATCCGCGCCGAGCTGGCGCAGATGCATCCGGTGCAGGAAACCCCCTACGTCGCCAATCTGGTGCAGGCGACGGTGTCGGTGCTGCTGCTGTCGGCATTGGGTCTCGTCGAGCAGGACCCGTTGCGCATCGCCATCGGCGCGACTTCGGCGTTCGGCGCGATCGCGCTGGTGTGCGCGCAAATCCTCACCAGCCTGGCGGTGATCGGCTTCTTCCGCGCCCGCAGCGACGGCGGCGTGCTGGCGACGCGGGTCGCGCCGGCGCTGAGCGCGGCGGCGCTGTCGGCGTTGCTGGCGACCATGTTGGCCAACCTGCCGCTGCTGACCGGCGGCAGCGGCGCGGCGGCGTGGACCATCGCGATCGCGTTGCTGGCGATCGTGCTGCTGGGCGCGGCGTATGCCGCGGCGCTGAAGCGGCGCGCGCCGGCCGTCTACGCCGCGCTCGGCCGCGGCGGACGCTGA
- a CDS encoding 2OG-Fe(II) oxygenase: MSSPADAVHEPLPAAAAGGDDFIEVYPEALTREQCEQLVRRFDASRDSEPGRVGGGVMPDLKDSRDLTITGRDGWKDVEQTLNLAVFRGLLQYLRRYPHTMIAPLMLETPGADGKRHRITAERMAQMDDNALSPVAQTVFRPGAINLQRYTANRGGYPYWHCELYPRDPHADTLHRHVLWTIYLNDGFEEGETEFLYQRRKIAPRAGDLLIAPAAFTHTHRGNRPKGGDKYIATSWILFQRAERLYAGG; this comes from the coding sequence ATGTCATCGCCCGCCGACGCCGTCCACGAACCGCTGCCCGCCGCCGCCGCCGGCGGCGACGATTTCATCGAGGTCTATCCCGAGGCGCTGACGCGCGAGCAGTGCGAGCAGTTGGTGCGCCGCTTCGACGCCAGCCGCGACAGCGAGCCCGGCCGCGTCGGCGGCGGGGTGATGCCCGACCTCAAGGACAGCCGCGACCTCACCATCACCGGCCGCGACGGCTGGAAGGACGTCGAGCAGACCTTGAACCTGGCGGTGTTCCGCGGCCTGCTGCAATACCTGCGCCGCTATCCGCACACCATGATCGCGCCGCTGATGCTGGAAACGCCGGGCGCCGACGGCAAGCGCCACCGCATCACCGCCGAGCGCATGGCGCAGATGGACGACAACGCGCTGTCGCCGGTGGCGCAGACCGTGTTCCGTCCCGGCGCGATCAACCTGCAGCGCTACACCGCCAACCGCGGCGGCTATCCCTACTGGCACTGCGAGCTGTACCCGCGCGACCCGCACGCCGACACCCTGCACCGCCACGTGCTGTGGACGATCTACCTCAACGACGGCTTCGAGGAAGGCGAGACCGAGTTCCTCTACCAGCGCCGCAAGATCGCTCCGCGCGCCGGCGACCTGCTGATCGCGCCGGCGGCCTTCACCCACACCCATCGCGGCAACCGGCCCAAGGGCGGCGACAAGTACATCGCCACCAGTTGGATCCTGTTCCAGCGCGCCGAACGGCTGTACGCCGGCGGCTGA
- a CDS encoding C39 family peptidase has protein sequence MSASPARAASFVIALALAHAGAAPAQPSAAPGERYSAVDLTRLTGATATPLRKPMRSLRDLRYRELLRQRYDFSCGSAALASLLHYGYGLDVDEPALIEKMMAGADPREVVRNGFSMLDMKRYVEGIGMRAHGFRIDAEALYRLQMPVIALLDLRGYRHFVVIKGAAGGRVFVADPALGHRVMPQAEFERGWNGIVLAVVGDRPMRADSYLVGDRSSPALRRRGDALERATAAPRAAEYALTLSDWF, from the coding sequence ATGTCCGCCTCCCCTGCCCGCGCCGCTTCGTTCGTTATCGCCCTTGCGCTCGCCCATGCCGGCGCCGCGCCGGCGCAGCCGTCCGCCGCGCCCGGCGAGCGCTACAGCGCGGTCGATCTCACCCGGCTCACCGGCGCCACCGCGACGCCGCTGCGCAAACCGATGCGCAGCCTGCGCGATCTGCGCTACCGCGAACTGCTGCGCCAGCGCTACGACTTCAGCTGCGGCTCGGCCGCGCTGGCCAGCCTGCTGCACTACGGCTACGGCCTGGACGTCGACGAACCGGCGCTGATCGAAAAGATGATGGCCGGCGCGGACCCGCGCGAAGTGGTGCGCAACGGTTTCTCGATGCTGGACATGAAGCGCTACGTCGAAGGCATCGGCATGCGCGCGCACGGCTTCCGCATCGACGCCGAGGCGCTGTACCGGCTGCAGATGCCGGTGATCGCCCTGCTCGACCTGCGCGGCTACCGCCACTTCGTCGTGATCAAGGGCGCGGCCGGCGGACGCGTGTTCGTCGCCGATCCCGCGCTGGGCCACCGGGTGATGCCGCAGGCCGAATTCGAGCGCGGCTGGAACGGCATCGTCCTGGCCGTGGTCGGCGACCGGCCGATGCGCGCGGATTCCTATCTGGTCGGCGACCGCAGTTCGCCGGCGCTGCGACGACGCGGCGACGCGCTCGAACGCGCCACCGCCGCACCGCGCGCCGCCGAATACGCGCTGACCCTGTCCGACTGGTTCTGA